From the Candidatus Methanoplasma cognatum genome, one window contains:
- the cca gene encoding CCA tRNA nucleotidyltransferase, whose protein sequence is MSLESEVLEKIKPTAEEVEFIDNAAKGLKKRVEDYVRDHDIDVEVRLVGSYAKGTYLSDPDIDLFLLFPETVSSKELERVGLSVGEAIIRGVKMYSEHPYTRGIYDGVDVDLVPSYSIKTADKLRSAVDRTPFHTHYILENLKEEQKDEVRLLKKFMKGIGVYGAEPVTRGFSGYLCELLVLHYGSFLKVLEGASEWKEGTCISVDKKGPPIIGPLVVYDPVDQKRNVASAVHIETMALFIVASKAYLSSPSEKFFFPNDRQPCSREELQRIADRNGSRIITVVFDRPDVVMDNLYSQLWKTRYALTRKLNDFDYNVLKAAQEMYEKSLEIVFELERDVLSKTYKHTGPPVWVKAADSFLSKWKNNVYGPPFIEDGCWTVIAERMYFTAKEMLADEAAVSGIGRELDPRNMKIRDHESSLNETDPLLLTELMDPKNSWEI, encoded by the coding sequence ATGAGCCTTGAGTCTGAGGTATTGGAAAAGATAAAACCGACCGCCGAAGAGGTCGAATTTATAGACAATGCCGCAAAAGGCCTGAAGAAGAGAGTGGAGGATTATGTCAGGGACCACGACATAGATGTCGAGGTCCGGCTCGTCGGGTCATATGCGAAGGGCACTTACCTGTCGGATCCTGACATCGACCTTTTCCTTCTTTTCCCGGAGACCGTTTCCTCTAAAGAGCTGGAAAGAGTAGGGCTGTCCGTCGGAGAGGCCATAATAAGAGGAGTGAAGATGTACTCCGAGCATCCTTACACCCGCGGCATATACGACGGTGTGGACGTCGATCTTGTGCCCAGCTATTCCATCAAGACCGCCGATAAACTAAGGTCTGCTGTTGACCGGACCCCTTTCCACACGCACTACATCCTTGAGAATCTCAAAGAAGAGCAGAAGGACGAAGTAAGGTTGCTCAAGAAGTTCATGAAAGGCATAGGAGTATACGGCGCTGAGCCCGTGACGAGAGGATTCTCGGGATACCTGTGCGAGCTGCTTGTCCTGCATTACGGAAGCTTCCTCAAGGTGCTGGAAGGGGCGAGCGAATGGAAGGAGGGGACCTGCATATCCGTGGACAAAAAAGGTCCGCCGATAATAGGCCCTCTTGTTGTCTATGATCCGGTGGACCAGAAGAGGAACGTCGCGTCCGCGGTGCACATTGAGACCATGGCCCTTTTCATCGTGGCGTCGAAGGCATACCTTTCATCGCCTTCGGAAAAGTTCTTCTTTCCCAATGACAGGCAGCCGTGCTCGAGAGAGGAGTTGCAGAGGATAGCGGACAGGAACGGCTCGAGGATAATAACGGTGGTTTTCGACAGGCCGGATGTGGTCATGGACAACCTTTACTCTCAGCTGTGGAAGACCCGCTATGCCCTTACCAGAAAACTCAACGATTTTGACTACAATGTTCTGAAGGCGGCGCAGGAGATGTATGAAAAGAGTCTGGAGATCGTCTTCGAGCTTGAGCGCGATGTCCTATCCAAAACGTATAAGCACACTGGACCGCCAGTCTGGGTGAAGGCGGCGGATTCGTTCCTTTCAAAATGGAAGAACAACGTCTACGGCCCGCCTTTCATAGAGGACGGGTGCTGGACGGTGATAGCGGAGAGGATGTACTTCACAGCGAAGGAGATGCTTGCGGACGAGGCAGCCGTATCAGGTATAGGAAGGGAGCTCGACCCGCGGAACATGAAGATAAGGGATCATGAATCGTCCCTTAACGAGACCGATCCTCTGCTTCTCACCGAATTGATGGATCCGAAGAACAGCTGGGAGATATGA
- a CDS encoding SAP domain-containing protein, with amino-acid sequence MTERPDLNKNLDSGTFRSYYYLKEELVRFCRQEGLRVSGGKEDLTKRISYYLDTGKELAPEAKAKPPSGKREITEDTLIESVPSYSERHRAFFEQRIGKRFTFNVAFQKWLRSNAGKSYGDAVIAYHSVMEEKKKGKTEIGRQFEYNTYIRDFFADNDGKSLDEAIRCWKYKKGLQGSHKYEREDLTALDRRQS; translated from the coding sequence GTGACGGAAAGACCAGATCTTAATAAGAACCTGGACAGCGGGACATTCCGAAGTTATTACTATCTGAAAGAAGAGCTGGTGCGGTTCTGCAGACAGGAGGGCCTGCGGGTCTCCGGCGGAAAGGAAGACCTGACGAAGCGGATATCATATTATCTCGATACTGGCAAGGAGCTTGCGCCGGAGGCAAAAGCGAAACCGCCTTCTGGTAAACGGGAGATCACTGAGGATACCCTTATCGAAAGCGTCCCCTCTTATTCCGAGAGGCACCGCGCTTTCTTCGAACAGAGGATAGGCAAGAGGTTCACTTTCAACGTTGCTTTCCAAAAATGGCTGAGATCCAACGCCGGAAAAAGCTACGGGGACGCTGTCATAGCGTACCATTCCGTAATGGAAGAAAAGAAGAAAGGCAAGACCGAGATCGGCAGGCAGTTCGAGTACAACACATACATAAGAGATTTCTTTGCCGATAACGACGGGAAGAGCCTTGACGAAGCCATAAGATGTTGGAAATACAAAAAGGGGCTGCAGGGCAGTCACAAGTACGAAAGGGAAGACCTGACCGCGCTTGACCGGCGGCAAAGCTGA
- a CDS encoding HD domain-containing protein, with protein sequence MTCDQSFQQEYEKALRIATEAHEGQKDKSGNDYILHPVAVSGYCRTAGGKIAALLHDVVEDTHVTLGDLRAAGFSEEIVTAVDCVSKRKGEDIGDYLKRVASSDIAAEVKFADMRHNGMRWSADRPKEEAEANYQKYNGRSRQLLLMVGEERAAGLMTEETYGWVTGTIRSEL encoded by the coding sequence ATGACCTGCGATCAATCCTTTCAGCAAGAATATGAAAAAGCTCTGCGGATAGCAACAGAGGCACATGAGGGACAAAAGGACAAGTCCGGTAATGACTACATCCTGCACCCTGTCGCCGTATCGGGATACTGCAGAACAGCAGGTGGAAAGATCGCCGCTCTGCTGCACGATGTGGTCGAGGATACCCACGTCACCCTCGGCGACCTCCGTGCGGCGGGTTTCAGCGAGGAAATAGTAACGGCGGTGGACTGTGTCTCCAAGCGCAAAGGAGAGGATATAGGCGATTATCTCAAAAGGGTCGCTTCAAGCGACATCGCCGCAGAGGTCAAATTCGCCGACATGCGGCACAACGGCATGAGATGGTCGGCGGACAGACCGAAAGAAGAGGCGGAAGCGAATTATCAAAAATACAACGGGCGCTCCAGGCAGCTTCTTCTTATGGTGGGGGAGGAGCGCGCGGCCGGGCTGATGACGGAAGAGACCTACGGATGGGTCACCGGAACCATCCGCTCCGAACTCTGA
- a CDS encoding MBL fold metallo-hydrolase — protein sequence MVFRMTFLGTGGGRHTAMYQTRSTGGILIEHGDGKHLHIDPGPGALTQMKRIHYDLTRTDSLIVSHAHPDHYSDAESVIEGMTFGGWKRRGHLYGSPTVIRGEGLLGPCISRYHLGTVKGVTVTEPGAVLDINGLRTEVCRTDHSDPTNVGFRFDSGSGIVSYVSDTSYSEEIAEQHKGSRVLILPVTTPDDLRISYHLCTDDAASFIDVVKPELAIFIHLGIVMIKRGPDKQALKTEERTGVKTIAARDLDVLDIGEALSFSTPEIYDDEWIPDTSP from the coding sequence ATGGTGTTCCGGATGACATTCCTCGGGACGGGCGGCGGAAGGCATACCGCCATGTATCAGACCCGCAGCACCGGAGGGATACTTATTGAGCACGGGGACGGAAAACACCTTCACATAGATCCGGGACCTGGCGCCCTGACCCAGATGAAAAGGATACATTATGACCTCACGAGAACGGATTCTCTTATCGTATCGCATGCGCATCCCGACCATTATTCGGATGCCGAGTCGGTGATAGAGGGGATGACCTTCGGCGGGTGGAAGAGGAGAGGGCATCTGTACGGCAGCCCTACCGTCATCCGGGGGGAGGGTCTGCTTGGTCCGTGCATCTCGAGGTATCATCTCGGGACGGTCAAAGGTGTGACAGTGACAGAACCGGGCGCGGTCCTTGACATAAACGGCCTGAGGACCGAGGTCTGCAGAACAGACCACAGCGACCCTACGAATGTGGGTTTCAGGTTCGACAGCGGCAGCGGGATCGTCTCCTATGTCAGCGACACGAGCTATTCAGAGGAGATAGCTGAACAGCACAAAGGGAGCAGGGTACTCATCCTTCCGGTCACGACGCCGGACGACCTGCGGATCTCTTACCATTTATGCACCGATGACGCGGCCTCTTTCATCGACGTCGTAAAGCCGGAGCTTGCCATCTTCATACACCTCGGCATTGTCATGATCAAAAGGGGCCCCGATAAACAGGCGCTCAAGACCGAGGAACGAACCGGAGTAAAGACGATAGCGGCGAGAGACCTTGATGTTCTGGACATCGGAGAGGCGCTTTCTTTTTCGACGCCCGAAATATATGATGACGAGTGGATCCCCGATACCTCCCCGTGA
- a CDS encoding SEL1-like repeat protein has product MFETEKTKELAQSGDPEAQYALGRMYGDETPPDHEEAAKWYRLSAEQGHPGGQNSLGFLYGTGNGVSLDHKEAVRWYRLSAEQGHPGGQSNLGLAYSKGEGVPQDLEEAAKWYRLSAEQGHPGGQYNLGTMYHRGKGVPQDLEEAAKWYRLSAEQGHSWGQNNLGTMCQTGKGVPQNLEEAAKWYRLSAEQGNAEAQSNLGWMYENGAGVPMGKEEAAKWYRLSAEQGNARAQHSIGLLYWRGEGVPQDHEETAKWYRLSAEQGNEEAQYGLGWLYESGDGMPMDYEEAARWYRLSAEQGNSWAQNNLGWLYENEKGVPMDLEEAAERYILAAEKGNPWAQYNIGRMYSSGKGVPQDHEEAARWYLLSAEQGIAAAQNNLGVMYEDGEGVPMDPEEAMRLYALAAEQGHEMALYNLNRMRQRQEHQ; this is encoded by the coding sequence ATGTTCGAAACCGAGAAGACCAAGGAACTGGCGCAGAGTGGGGATCCTGAAGCGCAATACGCACTCGGCCGGATGTACGGTGACGAAACGCCTCCGGATCATGAGGAAGCGGCGAAATGGTATCGGCTTTCCGCAGAACAGGGGCATCCCGGGGGACAGAACAGTCTTGGTTTTTTATACGGAACCGGAAACGGAGTGTCTCTTGATCATAAAGAGGCCGTGAGGTGGTATCGGCTTTCCGCGGAACAGGGTCATCCCGGCGGGCAGAGCAATCTGGGTTTGGCCTACAGTAAAGGAGAGGGCGTGCCTCAGGATCTTGAGGAAGCTGCTAAGTGGTATCGGCTTTCTGCAGAACAGGGTCATCCGGGGGGACAATACAATCTCGGCACGATGTATCACAGGGGGAAGGGCGTGCCTCAGGATCTTGAGGAGGCTGCAAAATGGTATCGGCTTTCCGCAGAACAGGGGCACTCATGGGGACAGAATAACCTCGGTACAATGTGCCAGACCGGAAAAGGTGTGCCTCAGAATCTTGAGGAGGCTGCAAAATGGTATCGGCTTTCCGCGGAACAGGGTAACGCGGAGGCGCAAAGCAACTTAGGCTGGATGTACGAGAACGGGGCCGGCGTGCCTATGGGTAAGGAGGAGGCTGCGAAGTGGTACAGACTTTCCGCGGAACAGGGGAATGCGCGTGCCCAGCACAGCATAGGCCTGTTGTACTGGAGAGGAGAAGGCGTGCCTCAGGACCACGAGGAGACGGCAAAATGGTACAGACTTTCCGCCGAACAAGGGAACGAAGAGGCGCAATACGGTCTGGGCTGGCTGTATGAGAGCGGGGACGGCATGCCTATGGACTATGAAGAAGCGGCGAGATGGTACAGACTTTCCGCTGAGCAGGGGAACTCCTGGGCGCAGAACAACCTTGGCTGGCTGTATGAGAATGAGAAGGGCGTGCCTATGGATCTTGAGGAGGCCGCGGAGCGGTACATACTTGCCGCTGAAAAAGGGAATCCGTGGGCGCAGTACAACATCGGCCGCATGTACAGCAGCGGGAAAGGTGTGCCTCAGGACCATGAGGAGGCGGCGAGATGGTACCTGCTTTCCGCCGAACAAGGGATAGCGGCGGCACAGAACAACCTGGGTGTGATGTACGAGGACGGAGAAGGCGTGCCTATGGATCCTGAGGAGGCTATGAGACTGTACGCGCTTGCCGCGGAACAGGGGCATGAGATGGCATTATACAACCTGAACAGGATGCGGCAAAGACAGGAGCATCAGTGA
- a CDS encoding amidohydrolase family protein, whose protein sequence is MITAVRDAWIVTQDQQRRIIRGDVVVDGERIVSVGKEYKGSADKEIDASGDIVMPGLINTHTHVAMAVMKGAVDDIPFPKFLERVFRIDSERTDRDIDVGTKIGCAEMIRSGTTTFVDLYYSEDVIAKAVAEAGIRGVLCWCVLDEELTTQKGNPMQNCKRFYDNFKKKRKIIPGAGLQGVYVCGEETCRKAKEFSDEKNIPLTLHLSETRGEVNEHRKKTGKRPAEWLNDIGVLGGNTIAAHSAWLTMNEVKIMADAGASISSCPVSNMKLATGGVAPIPEFQRYGVNVTVGTDGSTTNNSLDMMAEMKTLGLLQKSSRWDPTVASAQELLDFATVNAAKAIGMQDSLGSVEEGKYADIVILNGGSPNIRPLLPENMISNIIYSASSSNVKTVMCQGDIVLDDGRITTIDEKEILSASEDVWRSLCQR, encoded by the coding sequence ATGATCACCGCCGTAAGAGATGCATGGATCGTTACGCAGGACCAGCAGAGAAGGATCATCCGAGGCGACGTGGTCGTTGACGGGGAAAGGATAGTATCCGTTGGAAAAGAGTATAAGGGATCGGCGGACAAGGAGATCGACGCCTCCGGTGACATCGTCATGCCGGGGCTGATCAACACCCATACACATGTTGCAATGGCCGTGATGAAGGGCGCCGTAGACGATATCCCTTTCCCGAAATTTTTAGAGAGGGTGTTCAGGATAGATTCCGAGAGGACCGACAGGGACATAGACGTCGGCACGAAGATCGGATGCGCCGAGATGATCCGCAGCGGCACTACCACTTTCGTTGACCTGTATTATTCGGAGGACGTCATCGCAAAAGCGGTGGCGGAAGCGGGCATAAGAGGGGTGCTGTGCTGGTGCGTCCTCGACGAGGAACTGACGACCCAGAAAGGGAATCCCATGCAGAACTGCAAAAGATTCTACGACAATTTCAAGAAAAAAAGAAAAATAATACCCGGCGCAGGGCTGCAGGGAGTATATGTCTGCGGCGAAGAAACATGCAGAAAAGCGAAGGAGTTCTCTGACGAGAAGAACATCCCGCTGACCTTACATCTTTCGGAGACCAGAGGAGAGGTCAACGAACACAGGAAGAAGACCGGAAAAAGGCCGGCAGAGTGGCTGAACGATATCGGCGTTCTCGGAGGGAACACGATCGCGGCGCATTCCGCATGGCTTACAATGAACGAGGTAAAGATAATGGCCGATGCGGGAGCCTCGATCTCATCCTGCCCGGTATCCAACATGAAACTGGCTACCGGAGGCGTAGCTCCGATACCCGAATTCCAGAGATACGGTGTGAACGTCACCGTCGGAACGGACGGCAGCACCACTAACAACAGTCTCGATATGATGGCTGAAATGAAAACATTGGGGCTGCTTCAGAAGTCCAGCAGGTGGGACCCCACCGTCGCGTCCGCGCAGGAGCTCCTGGACTTCGCAACAGTGAATGCGGCGAAGGCGATAGGCATGCAGGATTCTCTGGGTTCCGTCGAGGAAGGAAAATATGCGGATATTGTTATCTTGAACGGCGGGTCCCCGAACATCAGGCCCCTGCTTCCGGAGAACATGATATCTAACATCATTTATTCCGCATCCTCGTCTAACGTGAAGACAGTGATGTGCCAGGGGGACATAGTTCTGGACGACGGCAGGATAACCACCATCGATGAGAAGGAAATACTATCTGCGTCGGAGGATGTGTGGCGTTCATTATGTCAGAGATGA